A genome region from candidate division KSB1 bacterium includes the following:
- a CDS encoding IS1380 family transposase, giving the protein MKKKTNSKQVKISKIEVTTEKMSGRGGLFFFIKYVENIGFFKLFEQCLGSLKGSAKGISCFQFIKQVVGWFIDGTDRSMLGFDRRKNDDAYAALLENEPWHMATSHQIKRMFRRLGFVGQWLFRSILLKLFIWRLHVEKPKVIILFADTVVFDNDDAQKRQGVKPTYKKKKGFQPLQISWGPYVVDALFRPGNVHCNHGTDLRKAVGRLVKAIRTHYADVPIILLKDSGFLDDKNFRFFEERLGIHYACSGKLYKGIKQYVKEVPVDRFHLYQMSWSFVEFGNRLDTWSTFRRCIFTSQETEDNGQMTFDFARPDNVIYTNIGQNKECDEKLVQAVGDDYLKAEKIIELDHSRGKGELVHRSQKDFVVCEQLPFKGFGMNRAFYYIFLMSHFLYEAFKRDMTQDVLPVTSYPSTFRRTVIDFAVKIISTSQQVILKVTQATYDALKIPLLWQAIREQKPAFMT; this is encoded by the coding sequence ATGAAGAAAAAAACCAATTCAAAGCAAGTAAAAATTTCAAAAATCGAGGTCACAACTGAAAAAATGAGCGGGCGCGGCGGCCTGTTTTTCTTTATCAAATATGTCGAAAACATTGGTTTTTTCAAGCTTTTCGAACAATGTCTTGGTTCTCTAAAAGGTTCGGCCAAGGGCATTAGTTGCTTTCAGTTTATTAAACAAGTTGTGGGCTGGTTCATTGATGGCACCGACCGTTCCATGTTAGGCTTTGATCGACGTAAAAACGACGACGCTTATGCCGCGCTCCTAGAGAATGAGCCTTGGCACATGGCGACATCGCATCAGATAAAGAGAATGTTTCGCCGACTTGGTTTTGTCGGACAATGGCTCTTTCGTTCTATTTTGCTCAAGCTTTTTATCTGGCGCCTTCATGTTGAAAAGCCCAAAGTGATCATATTATTCGCTGATACGGTGGTCTTTGACAATGACGATGCCCAAAAACGTCAAGGCGTTAAGCCAACTTATAAGAAGAAAAAGGGCTTTCAGCCGCTGCAAATCAGCTGGGGGCCTTATGTGGTGGATGCATTGTTCCGTCCTGGCAATGTGCACTGCAATCATGGGACAGATTTGAGAAAAGCTGTTGGACGTTTGGTCAAAGCGATTCGAACCCATTATGCTGATGTGCCAATCATACTGCTTAAAGACAGCGGTTTTTTAGATGATAAGAATTTCAGATTTTTTGAAGAACGCCTCGGCATTCATTATGCGTGCAGCGGAAAGCTCTATAAGGGTATTAAACAATATGTTAAAGAAGTTCCTGTTGATCGATTTCACTTGTATCAAATGTCGTGGTCGTTTGTTGAATTTGGTAACCGGCTTGACACGTGGTCTACATTTCGGCGATGCATTTTCACATCACAAGAAACCGAAGATAATGGCCAGATGACCTTTGATTTTGCTCGACCGGACAATGTGATTTATACAAACATTGGCCAGAATAAAGAATGTGATGAAAAGCTGGTGCAGGCAGTTGGCGATGACTATTTAAAGGCGGAAAAGATCATTGAATTGGATCATAGTCGCGGCAAGGGTGAACTTGTTCATCGTTCACAAAAGGATTTTGTCGTATGCGAGCAGCTTCCCTTTAAAGGCTTTGGAATGAACAGAGCCTTTTATTACATTTTTTTGATGAGTCATTTTCTATACGAAGCTTTCAAGCGTGATATGACCCAGGATGTGTTACCGGTTACGAGCTATCCCAGCACTTTTCGCCGGACTGTAATTGATTTTGCTGTCAAGATAATATCGACGAGTCAACAGGTAATCTTGAAAGTCACCCAAGCTACTTATGATGCATTAAAAATTCCACTTTTATGGCAGGCGATTCGCGAACAAAAACCAGCTTTCATGACATAG